The genomic interval TTGGGGGCATGATACTTGCCTTTTTGAACTTGTCGAGTCTCTGGCCGTCGATCCCCATGTGGTGCGGTAGATTGTTTGGATACCAGACAGAGACTAGACTTTCTTCCTCGCAACTCTCCCTAATTAGAGCATGTGCATGCGGGGACTTCAATATATGAAACTTATTGCTGCTATTACCACTTCTATTTGGTACAAATCAATTTTCGATATACAATTTAATTTCTAGAGTCAGTTACAGCACAATTGTCCATCGTCTACCCTCTCGAGATGTAAAAAAGTTAGTATTTATTCAGTATGTATATAAGTTTTACTTCGACTTTTGTCGAGTCCAAGCGCCGGGCTTTCGGAAATTGATCATGCCAAACATGCCAACATGTTCCTCGGCAAAGGCAGGGGGCCTTAGAAACACAGTCTCGCccttctttcgctccttCGCGGCTCGAGGAATTGTGGTGGGAGTCTCGGGAGGTGTGTCGCTGACAGAAGAGACTGTGGAAGGAGACGAGTAGATGGGATCATAGTCAGAATCAACTGCCGACGAGTCCATGTGGTCAAAGGAATCTGTAGAGTCTGGTtccgtctcctccatcgGGCTGTAGTTGTAACAGGGGGTCTGGGGAGTCTGGGGAGAAGGAAGGGGCTGTTGGTACATGTAGTACGAgtttgtgttggtggaATTTGCAGCATAGTTGGTGTGGTAGTGCTGCAAATGCTGGTAGGTGAgaatctgctgctgctggtgttgtTGCGCTAGGTCAGCCTGGTTCGACTCTTGCATATGAGGAACCCGGGGACGCAGGGAATCAACACTGTTGCAAGATGAGCTATTATCAAGACCCATCAAATTCTCGTACTGCTCCAGAGGAATGGGATCAAAAGGTCCCGTGAGGTTTTGGGTCAACGGATATGATTCATTGGTGTAGAGGCcgaccagcagctcgtcaaTGTCTTCCATTTTGTAAGAGTTTGTCATGGTGTCTGTAGCTCTGTGCGAttattgtgtgtgtgtgagacTCCTTCCAAACCAGACAATCCTGGCAGTCCACCCTATATATGGACTTTTCATGGCTTGATCGTGTGGGCCACTTTGTGTGTATGCGCCTATGCACGAAGTGAATGTCAGAGGCACCACCGACACGTGAATAACAAAGGCAAGGGGAAAAAGAGCAGAATCTGGGTTTGACACCATTGTCTGCGTACATGAACCCCACCAAGGCTGTCAACTCATTGTGCCCACATTTCTGCCGCACCTGTTACCCCCGTGAATGGTGAATACGACATTTCGTGAGACGAAAAGTTTTCCAGAGCCACCCGAATTACCAATTTTTTGGAGCTGAAAGTTGAATTCTCGACTAgcaagaaaaagacaatGGCTTCCAAATCCCTATGGGTGGTGAGCATCAGCGCCGATCCATCGGAGATAAGGATGCCAGATCTCAGACCCCGTAAGCCGCAGCTGGAGCTTGACTTCGTAAAGCCGTACGTACGCCAAAAACTTCTACACGTGAGCCCTGGCCGCACATTTTGCTTCCAAACTGCCGGCGGTGGCATCCGGTCTCATATTGTAGGAGGGGCAGAGATACATGTATGACACAAAGAAACGAGGCTTATAGAAAGCAGGGGCTAGGAACCAGGCACAGGAACGATCCAGGTGGTGGTCTCCTGAACCACAAATCTTGGACAAACAGAACAATGGACAACCCCACGTGTTAAACGCAGGGCGACCACGTGCGCACAATACCAATGTCCGTCTTTCACAGGGACGGGAGCGTCTGAGAAGTGAGAGTGTTGCTTTTTCGCTCCCAATATCTGcttcgtttcttttttccacctTAATGGTTTCTCCCATTTGCCTTGTCTTCGTCATGAAAGGTCGGTGGCAAGAGCGAAATGCGCCGGCGCCGGAAATGTCAGGACCTTCCCTATGAACACAAATTGCCAGATCCAGGTTAAGCTTCCATTGTGATGCAACTCAAACAAAGAAATACGACAGCatggtgtacttgtaagaaCCTAAAGGGAACCTTACTTCAGGTCAACTGGCAGGCGCAATATTATTCGGCAGCATTTCCTTTTTCCTTGGTTCAGGTTAGGGTCTCATGGGGTTACGTGGGCTGTGACTCCCATATCACGATTTCCAGAGCTCTAGTATTGTACTAATCGCGCTATTCCCCTGCTTGTACAAGATTGCAACGATCTCGACACCCTACCCTTCAGCCAGAACCAAAAATGACTCCAGATACATTACCATACCACACCGTGACCCCTTATGACAAGCCCCTCTTGCACATAACcttctgtctcttcttcccaCTTGCTTGTCAAGCCGCTCGATCCGATTTTTCTGTCTGTCTCTTGACAGCTGTGACCTGGCGCAATCGACAGGCAGGTCGGCGTTCTGAGTTGCCAGTGGCCATGGATTGCGCACTAAACACTAAACGGGGTCTCAATAATacgttgtttttttgtatACGTGTTCAGTGTCTATACGTGAGTGTGCATGCAAAGTGGACTGATATTAATTACTGATGTAAGTGGTTAGCATGGTTCCAAAACCCGGTTCAGGCCTATACCCCGCAGTTCTCCGTCTATTGTTTGTTTCCCTCTCTTCCTTACCTCTCTCTCGCTCTCTCTTGCAACTTTCTTTTGCTCCCCTGATTCCCTGTGCAACTCTGTCCCGGTTTTTTCCCTTTAgctttttcctttttgcATCCGAATGCCGATATGACAATCTAACAGTCTGCGGTGCTCACGCGTCTGTCGTTTGACAGCTTGCGTGCCTGCAAAACACTTCAGTGCTGAACCGCTCTTCCGATCTCGGGAACCGTTAGTCTCTCTTGGTACTGTTCACGAAACAACGCTGAGAAACGGATTCTTGCCTCGTAGGCGATTGCCGTAGCGGTAAAATACCCACGGAATGGGAATCATGGCCACAGCCACAAATGCCAGCAGCGAGAGTCCCCAATCTACACCCAAGGtgtcaaacagctgcttTGCAAAGAGGGGAAAGACAGCTCCAAACACGGAGCGGGCAAAGGTGTTGGCAGCCACTGCCGACGCAGCATATCTTTGGAAGGCGTCCACCAGGTAGTTGAGACACGCCTGgaagatgacgaagaagccCCAGCCTGTTAGAAGCAGGCCTAAGCATGGAAGGGCCCAGTGATTGTCTGGCGACGACGTCCAGGCAGTGATGAAGAGTCCTGCAGAGAAAATCCAGCCGAAAATCATCATCACTACGAGCCGTTCTTCGGGGATGGCCTTTCCATCATTGGCCAGCACCAGTCGACGATAGCGCTTTCCACTCCACAGATTGGAGGCTGACCCAAAGACGATTGCGCCGGCAAAAACGGCAATTGTAGGCAAAAAGGCCTCGACGTAGCCCCAGTGTCTGTATTGGGTAAATTGATAGTTGACGGAAGTCAGCGTAAGATAGAAGATGCCGTATACGAAGGACGCATAAAGCGCAATGAAGAAACAAATGGGTGTCAATAGCATAGCAAATGGCCGGATCAGATGCCGCTTGATGAATTCGTCAAGTGTGAACTGCCATCGGTCATGGTTTGCGTGGTAAGCCCAGTTTCCTGATTCGAGACGGATCTTTCGGGCCTTTCGCTGTAGTAGCACTGGAGGGTACGTTTCCGGACAGAGAATcaacaccagcaccagaatAAGACTGCTGAGAGCTACCATGAACCAGCAGACCCATTTCCAGGCCGTGGGGGAgtgtttgagaagcagaGCTCCGATCGGGGGCGCTAGAGACGCTCCTGCAATCACAAAGCCTCCATATAACACCATGTAGTTTCCTCGGACTGAAGGTGCCCAGATATCGGACAGGACGCCTCCGGAGGAAACAATGGGTGCTGAGGCGAAAAATCCCGCGAAAAACCGGGTGAGAATGATACTCTGGATGTTTTCACTGCCTCCCGTTCCACAAGTGAAGAGAATAGAGATGAGAAAGGGCATGGTGACTCCTATTTTGCGGCCATAGACCTCGGAGAAGGGTGCAAACAGCAAAGGTCCAAATGCAATTCCTGCCACATAGAGAGATGTTGTGAGGGTGGCTACTTCATGGCCCACCCCCATGGCATTGATGAGATGGGGAGCCGCTGGCGAAAAAATAGCCGAGTTCATCTGGGCTGCAAAGGTCATGATGGCATAGAGCACCGTCGTCTGGATTTTGCGTCGCATGGGCCAGTTGAGCGGACACTCGGGATCGTCCGGGCCGTTGTAATCAATCAGGTACAGCTCCGGGTTTTCCAGCGGCAGGTATTGCGGCTTGTCCCATGAGTCGGAGGTAGTGGGGAGAATGTCGGGGCTGCTCGTGTGGCTGGTCATTGCATTTTCCTGGCGGTGATAAGTCTAGCGATACTCATGGATCGCTTCCAAAGAGATCTATAGTGCAATTATATAAAAAGATTTATATTGAATTTGTTAGTCATTGCTGCACGATAAGGTTGGCCAAGAGATGTTGGGCAAGTGGGGTTGGTGAAACGGGGGGGGACTAGGGGTTGATGGTAAGGCGCTGGTGGAATAAATaggtgtcacgtgattggccagagccagtCTGGTCTTATGACTTCCTTTCCACTGCCCAAAACGGGCCTGCCCAGCTGCTCGGTTTCGCCAAGCTGTTGTCTCAGCCGCAAGGCTACACCACACGGCGGCTTGTCCCCACATCCCAACAACGGGACGGAGTCCGAGCTCCGAAATCTTAATTCGGGTTTTTCCGGGACGAATGGTAGTGTGACTAATAGACAGTGACCAATGGCTAGTATCAGTGAGAGGAGGGAGGCTGATTGATGGTCTTTGCGGTCGGTTAATGTTTTGTCTTTGTGCTTATTACTCTTCTTCGCTTTTGGGGGGTCGTTATCGACTCCCGACAACTGCATTTGGTGCATCAATACTGTAAGGGGAAAGACGATGATCTGGGGGCAAAAGCtctggtacagtacagtaagtacgTATCGTACTTGATGGTATTAGAAATAGCAGTTGGTATCGTGAAGCAGCAACTGATCTGTGTTTTATTTGTGTCTGGTTCGTGTCTGACTTGTGTCTGACTTGTGTCTGATTTGTCAATGTTGACCCCTTTGGCACAGCAACGGCCCGATACTACCTTGCTGttatgaagatgaagatccTTAGgtcaggtggaggaggctgtgACGAGTATATTGTAGATACATGATGGCGGCAGAgattacagtacatacagtacgagtacaagtacaagtacaagaacaagtacgacgTCCCGGGCAGTACGCACGAATATATACCGGTTCTTGTTATCGCCGAAAGACGGAGCGGTAGCGCGTTTTCGTTCCATGGCTGGAAAGGAAAAGTAAAATTTCATAATATAACCGACAATAAATGTTTCATCGGTTTACTCGTTGCTGAAGACTATAACTGCACGGGTTTATCTTGTAATTAGAAAGAGTTGTAACTATATATATGAtacatgtatatatagtacatattacagtagctacagtacatactcgtacaaatagtacatactgtacttgtgctcgtATGATTGTATTTTGGTTTAAGCAGCCGTATAAAGTCCTACTCAAATCAGCTACAaaaacagtacaagtacattaAATTCTGCCCAAGCAGAATATGCGCCCTCCTTTACATTCTTGTCACGGTCGCAGTTACTTGCATCGTATGACCGGTGACGAAGACTTTCCACTGTATATATTTCCGAAGgatgctacagtacaagcaccGGACATTACTGGTACGAGCACCACAGGGTTTGTCACCTCCTTCGTCGTAGTCGTACTCACCCTTTGGCCCAACCCCCTTGTCTCCCTCCAAGTCGATTTCCCCCAAGTCTACTGTTCCCACTCTCCTAAATACGACCATACAAGCATTAGTCCCGCATCAAAATACGTGCCGTTGTCGTATCGTCTTGTCGTCGCATCTCCGATAGTCGCATGGCAGACACAAGCTGCAGTTGCTGCCCGTTGCAACCTCGTGGGTTTCATTCTGCattctacagtagctacgaTACCATGCACGGGACTCGCTTAGGTTCCAGCCGTTGTCTTTGCGCACTAATGTCGCGGCTAACATAGCCCAAAGGTGGGCCATGAGAAGCGCCTGGGCTGTGGTTTACTGGTTTGTCGGAGTTTTGGCTGTTTGGAGATGTTGATTTGTATCATTGTCTCTCATTTGACACCCAACTGATGGTCTGTTTGGTATGTACGGTAACTACATACTGCTCCCTCTCCCTCAGCTGTCACCATTAGTTGGTTGACTAGCTTGGCAGGGGTGCGCACTAAGATGCGATGATGTATATATTGGTGTTGGCAGGCGTCTTTACTCGCCAAAATGCTCACACTGGCCCTCGTGCTCGATGAGATTGTCCAACATTTGCGTCCACTCGACATCCGACGCCTTTCGCACACAAACAACGAACTGCGAGGCGCCATCCaggccaaggtc from Yarrowia lipolytica chromosome 1F, complete sequence carries:
- a CDS encoding uncharacterized protein (Compare to YALI0F08041g, weakly similar to uniprot|P48562 Saccharomyces cerevisiae YNL298w CLA4 ser/thr protein kinase) translates to MTNSYKMEDIDELLVGLYTNESYPLTQNLTGPFDPIPLEQYENLMGLDNSSSCNSVDSLRPRVPHMQESNQADLAQQHQQQQILTYQHLQHYHTNYAANSTNTNSYYMYQQPLPSPQTPQTPCYNYSPMEETEPDSTDSFDHMDSSAVDSDYDPIYSSPSTVSSVSDTPPETPTTIPRAAKERKKGETVFLRPPAFAEEHVGMFGMINFRKPGAWTRQKSK
- a CDS encoding uncharacterized protein (Compare to YALI0F08063g, similar to uniprot|O43081 Schizosaccharomyces pombe MSF membrane transporter); the protein is MTSHTSSPDILPTTSDSWDKPQYLPLENPELYLIDYNGPDDPECPLNWPMRRKIQTTVLYAIMTFAAQMNSAIFSPAAPHLINAMGVGHEVATLTTSLYVAGIAFGPLLFAPFSEVYGRKIGVTMPFLISILFTCGTGGSENIQSIILTRFFAGFFASAPIVSSGGVLSDIWAPSVRGNYMVLYGGFVIAGASLAPPIGALLLKHSPTAWKWVCWFMVALSSLILVLVLILCPETYPPVLLQRKARKIRLESGNWAYHANHDRWQFTLDEFIKRHLIRPFAMLLTPICFFIALYASFVYGIFYLTLTSVNYQFTQYRHWGYVEAFLPTIAVFAGAIVFGSASNLWSGKRYRRLVLANDGKAIPEERLVVMMIFGWIFSAGLFITAWTSSPDNHWALPCLGLLLTGWGFFVIFQACLNYLVDAFQRYAASAVAANTFARSVFGAVFPLFAKQLFDTLGVDWGLSLLAFVAVAMIPIPWVFYRYGNRLRGKNPFLSVVS